In one Moritella sp. 5 genomic region, the following are encoded:
- a CDS encoding YnfA family protein, which translates to MFELKTIALFFVTAIAEIIGCYLPYLWLKQDKSILLLIPAAASLALFAWLLSLHPEAAGRVYAAYGGVYIFVAILWLWGVDGIKPTMWDMIGASVALVGMAIIMFAPRAS; encoded by the coding sequence ATGTTTGAATTAAAAACAATCGCACTTTTTTTCGTTACAGCTATTGCTGAAATCATTGGCTGTTATTTACCATATCTTTGGCTTAAACAAGATAAGAGTATATTACTGCTAATTCCTGCTGCAGCAAGTCTTGCACTGTTTGCTTGGTTGCTATCTCTGCATCCTGAAGCGGCAGGTCGTGTTTATGCCGCATATGGTGGTGTCTACATTTTCGTCGCCATACTATGGCTCTGGGGAGTTGATGGTATTAAGCCAACTATGTGGGATATGATTGGCGCTTCAGTCGCGCTTGTTGGTATGGCTATTATTATGTTCGCACCTAGAGCCTCGTAA
- a CDS encoding GMP synthase has product MKVGILQCDDVRESLQPNFGNYASMFETLFKQTDEVLELRFYLVIDGQLPQHIDECDVYVCSGSKWGVNDEDFWIRQLEDFIRSLYVARKGLVGICFGHQLMAKALGGEVEKSPLGWGVGIAHAKVLAGQGWMQPKQDNIALVVCHQDQVCKLPRNATVLMSNDFCPYSMFQVDSHFLGLQGHPEFTARYSAALMEQRRDIIPADTIESAMASLSYQADDKLITKWILAFLKQTRLRGSRCEHNNSHTNKRD; this is encoded by the coding sequence ATGAAAGTCGGTATCCTACAATGTGATGATGTACGAGAGAGCTTACAGCCTAATTTTGGTAATTATGCGTCTATGTTTGAAACGCTATTTAAGCAAACTGATGAAGTATTAGAACTTCGTTTTTATCTGGTGATAGATGGCCAGCTTCCACAACATATTGATGAATGTGATGTGTATGTTTGTAGTGGTAGTAAATGGGGGGTTAACGATGAGGATTTTTGGATCCGCCAACTGGAGGACTTTATTCGTTCGCTTTATGTCGCTCGTAAAGGCTTGGTCGGCATCTGTTTTGGTCATCAGCTCATGGCAAAAGCACTCGGCGGGGAAGTTGAAAAAAGCCCACTGGGATGGGGAGTCGGGATTGCGCATGCTAAAGTGCTAGCAGGGCAAGGCTGGATGCAGCCGAAGCAAGATAATATCGCGCTCGTCGTTTGTCATCAAGACCAAGTCTGTAAGTTACCCCGTAATGCAACCGTATTGATGAGCAATGATTTTTGTCCGTATAGCATGTTCCAAGTGGACTCTCACTTTCTTGGCTTGCAAGGGCATCCAGAGTTTACTGCGCGATATTCTGCAGCGCTGATGGAGCAGCGCCGTGATATTATCCCTGCCGATACTATCGAATCAGCGATGGCATCACTCAGCTATCAAGCCGATGATAAGCTCATTACCAAGTGGATATTAGCATTTTTAAAGCAGACTAGGTTACGAGGCTCTAGGTGCGAACATAATAATAGCCATACCAACAAGCGCGACTGA